One part of the Micrococcus sp. 2A genome encodes these proteins:
- a CDS encoding dicarboxylate/amino acid:cation symporter, giving the protein MSTAQTSPAPAARRRLPAWMTNFGWQIVAALVLGLVLGLLARGMGHTEENPTWLGEMLDLIGGIYVTLLKAAVVPLVFFAVVASIANLAQVTNAARLAAKTLLWFAITSLIAVLVGLAVGVMLQPGVGTGQTAPDSYNARDVGWLDFVTSMVPVNFLGLTVKASTSDAGAVVASPTFNVLQVLVISIAVGVAALKVGEKAEPFLAFSRSMLAIIQKVLWWIIRLAPIGTIGLLGTAVASYGWSTMGTLVKFVVAIYIGLALIMLVVYPLLARAHGLSVRQFFSGVWPAFQLGFVSRSSLGTLPVTQRVAERNFGVPTGYASFAVPLGATTKMDGCAAIYPAIAAVFVAQFYGIDLSLGQYALIVLVSVLGSAATAGTTGATVMLTLTLSTAGLPLEGMALLLAVDPIVDMGRTALNVSGQALIPALVAKQEGILDQARYDAERGDVMADDDAEIVEARAQDRADTQAQMVGVDTRP; this is encoded by the coding sequence GTGAGCACAGCACAGACCTCCCCCGCACCGGCCGCGCGACGCCGGCTCCCCGCCTGGATGACCAACTTCGGCTGGCAGATCGTGGCCGCCCTCGTCCTCGGCCTCGTCCTCGGCCTCCTCGCCCGCGGCATGGGCCACACCGAGGAGAACCCGACCTGGCTCGGAGAGATGCTCGACCTGATCGGCGGCATCTACGTGACCCTCCTGAAGGCCGCGGTCGTCCCGCTGGTCTTCTTCGCCGTCGTCGCCTCCATCGCCAACCTCGCCCAGGTGACCAACGCGGCCCGCCTGGCCGCGAAGACCCTGCTGTGGTTCGCGATCACGAGCCTCATCGCCGTGCTGGTGGGCCTCGCCGTGGGCGTGATGCTGCAGCCCGGCGTCGGCACCGGGCAGACCGCCCCGGACTCTTACAACGCCCGCGACGTGGGCTGGCTCGACTTCGTGACCTCCATGGTCCCGGTCAACTTCCTCGGCCTCACCGTGAAGGCGTCCACCAGCGACGCCGGCGCCGTCGTCGCCTCCCCCACCTTCAACGTGCTCCAGGTGCTCGTCATCTCGATCGCGGTGGGCGTCGCCGCCCTCAAGGTGGGTGAGAAGGCCGAGCCGTTCCTCGCGTTCTCCCGCTCGATGCTGGCCATCATCCAGAAGGTCCTGTGGTGGATCATCCGCCTCGCACCGATCGGCACCATCGGCCTGCTGGGCACCGCCGTGGCCTCCTACGGCTGGTCCACCATGGGCACGCTCGTGAAGTTCGTGGTCGCCATCTACATCGGCCTCGCCCTCATCATGCTCGTGGTCTACCCGCTGCTGGCCCGAGCGCACGGCCTCTCCGTGCGGCAGTTCTTCTCCGGCGTGTGGCCGGCGTTCCAGCTGGGCTTCGTCTCCCGCTCCTCGCTGGGCACCCTGCCCGTGACCCAGCGCGTGGCCGAGCGGAACTTCGGCGTGCCCACCGGCTACGCCTCCTTCGCCGTCCCGCTGGGCGCCACCACCAAGATGGACGGCTGCGCCGCCATCTACCCCGCCATCGCGGCCGTGTTCGTGGCGCAGTTCTACGGCATCGACCTGAGCCTCGGCCAGTACGCGCTGATCGTGCTCGTCTCCGTGCTGGGCTCGGCGGCCACGGCCGGCACCACCGGCGCCACCGTGATGCTCACGCTCACCCTGTCCACCGCGGGCCTGCCCCTCGAGGGCATGGCGCTGCTGCTCGCCGTCGACCCGATCGTGGACATGGGGCGCACCGCCCTGAACGTCTCCGGCCAGGCGCTCATCCCGGCCCTCGTGGCCAAGCAGGAGGGCATCCTGGACCAGGCCCGCTACGACGCCGAGCGCGGCGACGTGATGGCCGACGACGACGCCGAGATCGTCGAAGCCCGGGCGCAGGACCGCGCCGACACGCAGGCGCAGATGGTCGGGGTCGACACGCGTCCCTGA
- the guaB gene encoding IMP dehydrogenase has product MTTTSTGPSSDPVHSAADPFGFFGLTYDDVLLLPSHTDVIPADADTGTQVTKRIRLNIPVISAAMDTVTEAPLAIAMARQGGMGIIHRNLSIEDQASHVDTVKRSESGMITDPVTVGPDATLEELDELCAQYRVSGLPVVDTDGVLVGIITNRDVRFVDHEDFATRTVRSAMTPMPLITGPVGISREETVALFSRHRIEKLPLVDDQNRLQGLITVKDFDKAEKYPDAAKDEEGRLRVGGAVGFFGDGWERAMALVEAGVDALVVDTANGHTHGVLDMIARLKKEKAAAHVDIIGGQAATYAGAKAIVDAGADAVKVGVGPGSICTTRVVAGVGVPQITAIYEAAKATRPAGVPLIADGGLQHSGDIGKALVAGADSVMLGSLLAGTAESPGDLVFYQGKQFKAYRGMGSLGAMQTRNGKRSYSKDRYFQADVPAEDKLIPEGIEGQVPYRGHVANVVHQLVGGLRQTMFYTGAPTIADLKENGRFVRITSAGLKESHPHDIMMTVEAPNYSSR; this is encoded by the coding sequence GTGACCACCACCAGCACCGGCCCGTCCTCGGACCCCGTCCACTCCGCCGCCGATCCGTTCGGATTCTTCGGCCTGACGTACGACGACGTCCTCCTCCTGCCCAGCCACACGGACGTCATCCCGGCGGACGCGGACACCGGGACGCAGGTGACCAAGCGGATCCGCCTGAACATCCCCGTCATCTCGGCCGCCATGGACACCGTGACCGAGGCGCCGCTGGCCATCGCGATGGCGCGCCAGGGCGGCATGGGCATCATCCACCGCAACCTCTCCATCGAGGACCAGGCCTCGCACGTGGACACGGTGAAGCGCTCCGAGTCCGGCATGATCACGGACCCCGTCACCGTCGGCCCGGACGCCACCCTCGAGGAGCTCGACGAGCTGTGCGCGCAGTACCGCGTCTCCGGCCTGCCCGTGGTGGACACGGACGGCGTGCTGGTCGGCATCATCACCAACCGCGACGTCCGCTTCGTGGACCACGAGGACTTCGCCACCCGCACGGTGCGCTCGGCCATGACGCCGATGCCGCTCATCACGGGCCCCGTGGGCATCTCCCGCGAGGAGACGGTCGCGCTCTTCTCCCGCCACCGCATCGAGAAGCTCCCCCTCGTGGACGATCAGAACCGGCTGCAGGGCCTGATCACCGTCAAGGACTTCGACAAGGCGGAGAAGTACCCGGACGCCGCGAAGGACGAGGAGGGCCGCCTGCGCGTGGGCGGCGCCGTCGGCTTCTTCGGCGACGGCTGGGAGCGGGCCATGGCGCTCGTCGAGGCGGGCGTGGACGCCCTCGTGGTGGACACCGCCAACGGCCACACCCACGGCGTGCTGGACATGATCGCCCGCCTGAAGAAGGAGAAGGCCGCGGCGCACGTGGACATCATCGGCGGCCAGGCCGCCACGTACGCGGGCGCCAAGGCGATCGTCGACGCCGGCGCGGACGCCGTGAAGGTCGGCGTCGGCCCGGGCTCCATCTGCACCACGCGCGTGGTGGCCGGCGTCGGTGTCCCCCAGATCACCGCGATCTACGAGGCGGCCAAGGCCACGCGCCCCGCGGGCGTGCCGCTGATCGCCGACGGCGGCCTGCAGCACTCCGGCGACATCGGCAAGGCGCTCGTGGCCGGCGCCGACTCCGTGATGCTCGGCTCCCTGCTGGCCGGCACCGCCGAGTCCCCGGGCGACCTGGTGTTCTACCAGGGCAAGCAGTTCAAGGCCTACCGCGGCATGGGCTCCCTGGGCGCCATGCAGACCCGCAACGGCAAGCGCTCCTACTCCAAGGACCGCTACTTCCAGGCGGACGTGCCGGCCGAGGACAAGCTGATCCCCGAGGGCATCGAGGGCCAGGTGCCCTACCGCGGCCACGTCGCCAACGTGGTGCACCAGCTCGTGGGCGGCCTGCGCCAGACCATGTTCTACACGGGCGCGCCCACCATCGCGGACCTCAAGGAGAACGGACGCTTCGTGCGCATCACCTCCGCGGGCCTCAAGGAGTCCCATCCGCACGACATCATGATGACCGTGGAGGCGCCGAACTACAGCTCCCGCTGA
- the groL gene encoding chaperonin GroEL (60 kDa chaperone family; promotes refolding of misfolded polypeptides especially under stressful conditions; forms two stacked rings of heptamers to form a barrel-shaped 14mer; ends can be capped by GroES; misfolded proteins enter the barrel where they are refolded when GroES binds) gives MAKQLAFNDDARRALQAGIDKLADTVKVTLGPKGRNVVLDKAWGAPTITNDGVTIAREIELDDPYENMGAQLAKEVATKTNDIAGDGTTTATVLAQALVNEGMRQVAAGAAPNDVKKGIEAAVTAVEKRLLENARPVEGKNVAHVAAISAQSDEVGELLARAFDTVGTDGVITIEESSTTSTELDVTEGMQFDKGYLSPYMVTDAERQEAVLEDPYILINSGKISNVQELLPLLEKVLQSNRPLFVIAEDVEGEALSTLVVNKIRGTLNVVAVKAPGFGDRRKAMMQDIAILTGAQVVSPDLGMKLEQADLDVLGTARRITVSKDNTTIVDGGGEKADVDARVSQIKAEVAATDSDWDREKLQERLAKLAGGIGVIRVGAATEVELKERKHRIEDAVSSTRAALEEGIVAGGGTALINALSVLDEDADVQALTGDAAAGVEIVRKALKQPLRWIAQNAGEDGYVVVSKVAELAPNHGYNAKTGVYGDLLADGVIDPVKVTRSALANAASIAALVLTTETLVADKPEDEDEHGHQH, from the coding sequence ATGGCCAAGCAGCTGGCATTCAACGACGACGCACGCCGCGCCCTCCAGGCCGGCATCGACAAGCTCGCCGACACCGTCAAGGTGACGCTCGGCCCCAAGGGCCGCAACGTGGTGCTCGACAAGGCGTGGGGTGCCCCCACCATCACCAACGACGGCGTCACGATCGCCCGTGAGATCGAGCTGGACGACCCCTACGAGAACATGGGCGCCCAGCTCGCCAAGGAGGTCGCCACCAAGACCAACGACATCGCGGGCGACGGCACCACCACCGCCACCGTGCTGGCCCAGGCCCTCGTGAACGAGGGCATGCGCCAGGTCGCCGCCGGCGCCGCGCCGAACGACGTCAAGAAGGGCATCGAGGCGGCCGTGACCGCCGTCGAGAAGCGCCTGCTGGAGAACGCCCGCCCGGTCGAGGGCAAGAACGTGGCCCACGTGGCCGCCATCTCCGCGCAGTCGGACGAGGTCGGCGAGCTGCTGGCCCGCGCCTTCGACACCGTGGGCACCGACGGCGTCATCACCATCGAGGAGTCCTCCACCACCTCGACGGAGCTGGACGTCACCGAGGGCATGCAGTTCGACAAGGGCTACCTGTCCCCGTACATGGTCACCGACGCCGAGCGTCAGGAGGCCGTGCTCGAGGACCCGTACATCCTCATCAACTCCGGCAAGATCTCCAACGTGCAGGAGCTGCTGCCCCTGCTGGAGAAGGTCCTGCAGTCCAACCGCCCGCTGTTCGTGATCGCGGAGGACGTCGAGGGCGAGGCCCTGTCCACCCTCGTGGTCAACAAGATCCGCGGCACCCTGAACGTCGTGGCCGTGAAGGCCCCGGGCTTCGGCGACCGCCGCAAGGCCATGATGCAGGACATCGCGATCCTCACCGGCGCCCAGGTGGTCTCCCCGGACCTCGGCATGAAGCTCGAGCAGGCCGACCTCGACGTGCTCGGCACCGCGCGCCGCATCACCGTGTCCAAGGACAACACCACGATCGTGGACGGCGGCGGTGAGAAGGCCGACGTGGACGCCCGCGTCTCCCAGATCAAGGCCGAGGTCGCCGCGACCGACTCCGACTGGGACCGCGAGAAGCTGCAGGAGCGCCTCGCCAAGCTCGCCGGTGGCATCGGCGTGATCCGCGTGGGCGCCGCCACCGAGGTGGAGCTCAAGGAGCGCAAGCACCGCATCGAGGACGCCGTGTCCTCCACGCGTGCCGCGCTCGAGGAGGGCATCGTCGCCGGCGGCGGCACCGCCCTCATCAACGCCCTCTCCGTCCTGGACGAGGACGCCGACGTGCAGGCCCTCACCGGGGACGCCGCCGCGGGCGTGGAGATCGTGCGCAAGGCGCTCAAGCAGCCGCTGCGCTGGATCGCCCAGAACGCGGGCGAGGACGGCTACGTCGTCGTCTCCAAGGTCGCCGAGCTGGCGCCGAACCACGGCTACAACGCGAAGACGGGCGTGTACGGCGACCTCCTCGCCGACGGCGTGATCGACCCCGTGAAGGTCACCCGCTCCGCGCTGGCCAACGCGGCGTCCATCGCGGCGCTCGTGCTCACCACCGAGACCCTCGTGGCGGACAAGCCCGAGGACGAGGACGAGCACGGCCACCAGCACTGA